The Deinococcus metalli genome window below encodes:
- a CDS encoding V-type ATP synthase subunit K gives MKNTAYKNSTVIAAKYLPALAVMTFATSAFAQEAATSDAGATASGLKAIGAGIALGLGAVGTGLAQGPIGAAAAGVVAERPEKFGQMAIWFFIPETLVIFGFVGFFLLRG, from the coding sequence ATGAAGAACACCGCCTACAAGAACAGCACCGTCATCGCTGCCAAGTACCTGCCCGCCCTCGCCGTCATGACCTTCGCCACCTCGGCCTTCGCGCAGGAAGCCGCGACCAGCGACGCCGGCGCGACCGCCTCGGGCCTCAAGGCCATCGGCGCGGGTATCGCGCTGGGCCTGGGCGCCGTGGGCACCGGCCTCGCGCAGGGCCCCATCGGTGCGGCCGCCGCGGGCGTCGTGGCCGAGCGTCCCGAGAAGTTCGGTCAGATGGCCATCTGGTTCTTCATCCCGGAAACGCTGGTCATCTTCGGCTTCGTCGGCTTCTTCCTGCTCCGCGGTTAA